In the Heteronotia binoei isolate CCM8104 ecotype False Entrance Well chromosome 13, APGP_CSIRO_Hbin_v1, whole genome shotgun sequence genome, one interval contains:
- the LOC132581799 gene encoding olfactory receptor 1L1-like: MNHRNVTQVSEFFIRGFTSQPELQKILFPFFLFMYLLTLLGNVTIIFVIRSDEKLFQTPMYFLLSFLAVCDLGFCSNIIPKAIVNLVSQKKTISYHGCLTQIFFAIFIGNADSYILASMAYDRFVAICRPLYYSAMMSYKRCLQLAAISWTIPFFHSVLYTVMMSHVEFCNPGEIAQFFCDLYPVLDVSCSDSSVIDLVLMTEGLVEILGPFVLILISYIFIFYTILKIPSAVAKRKAFSTCGSHICVVVMYFGGISFIYFKPNANHPEHKDTVAAIMYTLVTPMLNPFIYTLRNNEMKAAMKRVYKKYFHRS, encoded by the coding sequence ATGAATCACAGGAATGTCACCCAGGTCTCCGAATTTTTCATCCGTGGCTTCACCTCCCAACCCGAGCTCCAGAAGAttcttttccccttcttcctcttcatgTATCTGCTCACCCTCCTGGGGAACGTCACCATCATCTTCGTGATCCGCTCTGATGAGAAGCTCTTCCAGACCCCCATGTACTTCCTCCTCAGCTTCCTTGCAGTATGCGATTTGGGGTTTTGCAGCAACATCATCCCCAAGGCGATCGTGAACTTGGTGTCTCAGAAAAAGACCATCTCCTACCATGGCTGTCTGACACAGATATTTTTCGCAATCTTTATTGGCAATGCAGACAGCtacatcctggcttccatggccTACGACCGTTTTGTGGCCATCTGCCGCCCGCTCTACTATTCTGCCATGATGAGCTACAAGCGTTGCCTTCAATTGGCAGCCATATCCTGGACCATCCCCTTCTTCCACTCTGTGCTTTACACCGTGATGATGTCTCATGTCGAGTTCTGTAACCCTGGGGAGATCGCTCAGTTTTTCTGTGACCTTTACCCTGTTCTGGACGTTTCTTGTTCTGACTCAAGCGTTATAGATTTAGTCTTGATGACAGAGGGATTAGTGGAGATCCTGGGGCCATTTGTGCTCATTCTCATTTCATACATCTTCATTTTCTATACCATCTTGAAGATTCCGTCAGCCGTTGCCAAGCGCAAGGCATTCTCGACGTGCGGGTCCCACATCTGTGTAGTGGTCATGTACTTTGGTGGGATAAGCTTTATTTATTTCAAGCCAAATGCCAATCACCCAGAGCACAAGGACACAGTGGCAGCTATTATGTACACCCTGGTAACCCCCATGTTGAATCCTTTCATCTATACCCTCAGGAACAATGAGATGAAGGCAGCCATGAAGAGGGTCTACAAGAAGTATTTTCATCGATCTTGA
- the LOC132581802 gene encoding olfactory receptor 1G1-like produces the protein MNHKNTTPVSEFFLRGFSSQPEVEKLLFPLFLLMYLLTLLGNVTIILLIRCDRHLLQTPMYFFLSHLAVADLGFASTIVPKTLQNLLSQRKTISYHGCLAQMFFYIHIGNADSYLLASMAYDRYVAICNPLNYSIIMNHKCCLQLTSISWTLTMFHSLIYTFLMSHVEFCDPGEIPHFFCDLYPLLDVSCSDSYLIDLVLMTEGIVEILGPFVLIIISYAFIFFSILKIPSATGKRKAFSTCGSHICVVLMYFGGISFVYFKPNSNLAERHDTWAAMMYTMVNPMVNPFIYSLRNTEMKAAMKRVIRKHFSLISKGLK, from the coding sequence ATGAATCACAAGAACACAACTCCGGTCTCCGAATTCTTCCTCCGTGGATTCTCCTCTCAACCAGAGGTTGAAAAACTCCTCTTCCCACTTTTCCTCTTGATGTATTTGCTCACCCTCCTGGGGAATGTCACCATCATCTTGCTGATCCGCTGTGACAGGCACCTTCTCCAAACCCCCATGTACTTCTTCCTCAGTCACCTTGCAGTAGCTGATTTGGGGTTTGCCAGTACCATTGTCCCCAAAACGCTACAGAACTTGTTATCTCAGAGAAAGACCATCTCCTACCATGGCTGTCTGGCCCAGATGTTCTTCTACATACATATCGGCAATGCAGATAGCTATcttctggcttccatggcctaCGACCGCTACGTGGCTATCTGCAACCCACTGAACTATTCCATTATCATGAATCACAAATGTTGCCTCCAGCTGACATCTATATCCTGGACTCTCACTATGTTTCACTCATTGATTTATACCTTTTTGATGTCCCATGTTGAGTTCTGTGATCCTGGGGAAATCCCCCACTTTTTTTGTGACCTTTATCCtcttctggatgtctcttgctcTGACTCTTACCTGATAGATCTAGTCTTGATGACTGAGGGGATAGTGGAGATCCTGGGGCCGTTTGTGCTCATTATCATTTCCTATGCAttcatcttcttctccatcttGAAGATTCCATCTGCCACTGGGAAGCGCAAGGCTTTCTCCACATGTGGGTCCCACATCTGTGTGGTGCTCATGTACTTTGGTGGTATCAGCTTTGTTTATTTCAAACCGAATTCTAATTTGGCAGAACGCCACGACACCTGGGCTGCTATGATGTACACCATGGTCAACCCCATGGTGAATCCCTTCATCTACAGCCTCAGGAACACTGAGATGAAGGCAGCCATGAAAAGAGTCATTAGGAAGCatttttcattaatttccaaaGGGCTGAAGTAG
- the LOC132581801 gene encoding olfactory receptor 1L1-like codes for MNHKNITLVSEFLLRGFSSNPEVEKLLFPFFLSMYLLTLLGNITIILLIRSDTQLRQTPMYFFLSHLAVADLAFASTVTPKVLENIISRKKTISYYGCLAQMFANIHIGNADSYLLASMAYDRYVAICCPLNYSTIMSHKRCLQLATTSWTITMFHATLYTFLMSRVEFCDPGEIPHFYCDLYPILDISCSDSKVIDLVLLTEGVVEILGPFVLIIISYMFIFYTIIRIPSATGKRKAFSTCGSHICVVVMYFGGISFVYFKPNSNLAERQDTWAAMVYTMVNPMVNPFIYTLRNSEMKAALKRVIKKHFC; via the coding sequence ATGAATCACAAGAACATCACTCTTGTATCAGAATTCTTGCTCCGTGGCTTCTcatccaacccagaggttgaaaAACTTCTCTTCCCATTTTTCCTCTCCATGTATCTCCTCACCCTCCTGGGGAACATAACGATAATCTTGTTGATCCGCTCTGATACGCAGCTCCGCCAGACCCCCATGTACTTCTTCCTCAGCCACCTCGCAGTAGCTGATTTGGCTTTTGCCAGCACCGTCACCCCCAAGGTACTTGAGAATATAATCTCCCGAAAGAAGACCATCTCCTACTATGGCTGCTTGGCCCAGATGTTTGCAAACATACATATCGGCAATGCAGATAGCTACCTTTTGGCTTCCATGGCCTATGACCGCTACGTGGCCATCTGCTGCCCACTGAACTATTCCACCATCATGAGCCACAAACGTTGCCTCCAATTGGCCACAACATCCTGGACGATCACCATGTTCCACGCCACACTTTATACCTTTTTGATGTCCCGCGTTGAATTCTGCGACCCTGGGGAAATCCCTCATTTTTACTGTGACCTTTATCCGATTCTGGATATCTCTTGCTCTGACAGCAAAGTCATAGATCTAGTCTTGCTGACTGAGGGGGTGGTGGAGATTTTGGGGCCCTTTGTTCTCATTATCATTTCCTATATGTTCATCTTCTACACCATCATAAGGATCCCATCGGCCACTGGGAAGCGCAAGGCCTTCTCCACATGCGGATCCCACATTTGTGTGGTGGTCATGTACTTTGGTGGTATCAGCTTTGTTTATTTCAAACCAAATTCTAATCTTGCAGAACGCCAAGATACCTGGGCCGCTATGGTATATACCATGGTCAACCCCATGGTCAACCCCTTCATCTACACCCTCAGGAACAGTGAGATGAAGGCAGCCCTGAAAAGAGTAATTAAGAAGCATTTTTGTTAA